One window of Leopardus geoffroyi isolate Oge1 chromosome B3, O.geoffroyi_Oge1_pat1.0, whole genome shotgun sequence genomic DNA carries:
- the LOC123583637 gene encoding LOW QUALITY PROTEIN: uncharacterized protein LOC123583637 (The sequence of the model RefSeq protein was modified relative to this genomic sequence to represent the inferred CDS: substituted 3 bases at 3 genomic stop codons) encodes MGQTQSTPLSLLLANFRDVKARGHSLSLDIHKRKLITYCRSEWPTFGVNWPTEGTFCLPVVLKVKSKIFLPGKEGHSDQIPYILVWQDLVENPPPXWPFSTSDLYNWKTQNARFSDNPKDLISLLDSVMFTHQPTWDDCQQLLRILFSTEERERIQLEARKLVPGDDGQPTANLDLINAAFPLTRPPQDGWDYNMAEGRGRLRIYRQTLMAGLRAAARKPTNLAKVYSVIQGKTESPAAYLERLMETFRQYTPMNPEAPENQAAVVMAFVNQAATDIKKKLQKLEDLEGKQIQDLLRIAQRVYNNRETPEDRQLKATEKMTKVLATVVQKPLDKHKPLDKDQCAYCKEKGHWARECPKKKKPHHGQKPWQPKTTPALFTQDAEXGGRGSDPLPEPRVTLQVEGNPVQFLVDTGAQHSVLIRPHGKISEKSSWVQGATGIRKYPWTTQRTVDLGNGKVTHSFLVIPDSPCPLLGRDLLTKMGAQIHFTPGGPQVTGPHNQPITILTLRLEDEYRLHQGPPSQSQNIEPWLQRFPEAWAETGGMGLAKHRPALFIELKPGADPSRVXQYPMSMEAKNGITPHIRRLLDLGILCPCHSAWNTPLLPVRKPNSADYRPVQDLREVNCRVMDIHPTVPNPYTLLSALSPEKQWYTVLDLKDAFFSLPLAPKSQELFAFEWSDPERGINGQLTWTWLPQGFKNSPTLFDEALHEDLGEYRNQNPKVTLLQYVDDLLIAAETAEACLQGTKNLLRTLGALGYRASAKKAQICRSEVTYLGYLLREGQRWLTDARKETVLRIPQPTTRRQVREFLGSAGFCRLWIPRFAEMAKPLYLVTREQAPFEWTEETEQAFQQIKLALLSAPALGLPDVSKPFHLFVDENKGVAKAVLTQLLGPWPRPVAYLSKRLDPVAAGWPPCLRMIAATALMVKDADKLTMGQELHITTPHAIEGVLKQPPDRWISNARLVHYQGLLLNPLRIIYAPTRTLNPASLLPDPDLDTPLHDCAEILAQVHGVREDLQDHPLPDAEITWFTDGSSFIHQGQRYVGAAVTTETETVWAEPLPAGTSAQRAELVALTKALTLGKDKRLNVYTDSRYAFATAHIHGAIYRERGLLTAEGKTIKNKEEILALLKALWLPKRLAIIHCPGHQKPITPVARGNNLADQVAREVALQVDCALMTTLPDPGPASLPESPTYTKKDLDWIQKLPMTQCLNGWWRAADCSIILPEEMGNKVLSNMHRATHMGTRKMQDLIRHARITIKDSRTKIEQIVTSCKACQLTNATNHGKNPGSRTRGTRPGAYWEVDFTEVKPGKYGYKYLLVFIDTFSGWTEAFPTKHETAQIVAKKMLEDIMPRYGFPTLIGSDNGPAFVSKVIQGIAQFIGADWKLHCAYRPQSSGQVERMNRTLKETLAKLTMETGANWVVLLPYALFRVRNSPYKLGLTPFEIMYGVPPPIIPNLQSNVLTEFDDHELLISLRELQHTHQEVWPRLRAIYENGPPPEPHHYRPGDWVYVRRHQQETLQPRWNGPYIVILITPTALKVDGIATWIHYTHAR; translated from the exons atgggccaaacgcagagcacccctctctccctccttctcgccaacttcagggacgtaaaagctagaggacacagcttaagcctagacattcacaaaaggaagttgattacctattgccgctctgaatggcccacctttggggttaattggcctacagagggaaccttctgcctccctgtggtccttaaagtaaaatcaaaaattttcctaccagggaaagaaggtcactcggatcagattccctatattctggtgtggcaagatttagtagaaaaccctcctcct TAgtggcccttctctactagtgacctatataactggaaaacccagaatgcccgattttctgacaaccctaaagatttaataagtctcttagacagcgttatgtttactcaccaacccacctgggatgattgtcagcagctcctccgaatcctgttctctaccgaggagcgagaaagaattcaattggaagcaagaaagctggttcctggagatgacggccaacccactgctaaccttgatctcattaacgcagcttttcccttgacccgacccccacaggatggctgggactacaacatggcagaaggtaggggacggctgcgcatttatcgccagactctaatggcgggtctccgggctgctgcacgcaagcccactaatttggcaaaagtgtattcagtaatacaaggtaagacagagagccctgccgcttatttagaaagattaatggaaaccttcagacagtatacccccatgaaccccgaggcccccgaaaatcaagctgctgttgtaatggcctttgtaaatcaagcagccactgatattaaaaagaaactccagaagctagaggacctggagggaaaacagattcaggacttactccgcattgcccagcgtgtctataataatagagagactccagaggacaggcaacttaaagccaccgagaaaatgaccaaagtcctggctactgttgtccaaaagcccctggataaacacaagcccctagataaggaccaatgcgcctattgcaaagaaaaaggccactgggcccgagaatgccctaaaaagaaaaagccacatcatggtcaaaaaccgtggcagccaaaaactacacccgccctcttcactcaagatgcagaataggggggacggggttcggatcccctccccgaacctagggtaacgctacaagtggaggggaacccagttcaattcttagtcgacacaggggcacaacattcggtcttgatcagaccccatggaaaaatttctgaaaaatcttcctgggtccaaggggctactggaataagaaaatatccctggaccacccagagaactgtggacctaggaaatggaaaggtcacccattccttcctagtcatccctgacagcccgtgccccttattaggaagagacttactcactaaaatgggggcccagattcattttacgccagggggcccccaagtgactggccctcacaaccaacccattaccatacttactctgagattagaagatgaatatcgactccatcaggggccaccctcacaaagtcaaaacatagagccctggctccagcggtttccagaagcatgggctgaaaccgggggtatggggttggctaaacatcgcccagccctattcatagagctgaagccggGGGCAGATCCAAGTCGGGTCTGACAATACCCAatgtcaatggaggccaaaaatggcatcacaccacatatccgtcgcctcctagacttaggcatcttgtgtccctgccattcagcctggaacacccccctactgcccgtacgaaaacctaacagtgcagactaccgtccggtacaagacctgagagaagttaactgccgagtcatggacatacacccaacagtacccaacccctataccctcctaagtgccctcagcccagaaaaacaatggtatacggtccttgatttaaaagatgcttttttcagcctgcctctggcccccaaaagccaagagctcttcgccttcgagtggtccgaccctgagagaggcataaatgggcaactcacctggacctggctcccccaaggatttaaaaactcacccactttgttcgatgaggcactccacgaggatctgggtgagtaccggAATCAAAACCCCAAAGTAACTCTCTTGCAGTACGTTGACGATCTTTTAATCGCCGCTGAGACTGCCGaagcttgcttgcaaggcaccaaaaatctcctccggacacttggtgccctggggtaccgggcttcagcaaagaaagcccaaatttgcagatccgaggtaacctacttggggtatctgttaagggaaggccaacgatggctcactgatgcacggaaggaaaccgTTCTCCGCATCCCCCAACCCACGACCCGAAGGCAGGTAAGAGAGTTCCTGGGATCGGCCGGGTTCTGCCGCTTGTGGATACCTCGGTTCGCCGAGATGGCTAAGCCTCTTTACTTGGTCACCCGAGAACAggcgccctttgagtggacagaggaaactgagcaggctttccagcaaattaaactcgccctgttgtcagcaccagccttagggctccccgatgtctccaaaccttttcatctctttgtagatgaaaataaaggggtagccaaagcagtgctgacgcaactccttggcccatggcccaggcctgttgcctatctttcaaaaagactggacccagtagcggctggctggcccccttgcctccgtatgatagctgctacagctctaatggtaaaggatgctgataagttaactatgggacaagagttacatatcacaacccctcatgccatcgagggagtcctcaaacaacctcctgaccgatggattagtaatgcccgactggttcactaccagggactattattaaatcccctcagaatcatttatgctcccaccagaacactaaaccctgcctccctgttaccagacccggacttagatacccctctccatgactgcgctgagatattggcacaggttcatggagttcgggaagatttacaggatcatccaCTGCCAGACGCCGAaattacctggttcactgacggaagcagctttatacatcagggtcaaaggtacgtgggggcagcagtcacaactgaaactgagactgtttgggcagagcctttgccagctggcacctctgcccaacgggctgaacttgtggccttaaccaaggcactgactttgggaaaagacaagagactaaatgtgtacaccgatagcagatatgcttttgctacggcccacatacatggagctatatacagagagaggggactgttaactgcagaggggaaaaccatcaaaaacaaagaagaaatattggctcttttaaaggcactctggctgcctaaacgactagccatcatacattgcccaggccaccaaaaaccgatcacaccggtggccagaggaaataatctggctgaccaggtggcccgagaggtggccttacaggtggactgtgctttaatgaccaccctaccagaccccggtccagctagtttaccagaaagtcccacctacactaaaaaagacctagactggatccaaaaattgcctatgactcagtgccttaacggatggtggagagcagcggactgtagcataatcctcccagaggaaatgggaaataaagtcttatccaatatgcaccgagccactcatatgggcacgagaaaaatgcaagacttaataagacatgctaggatcaccatcaaagactctaggacaaaaatcgaacagatagttactagctgtaaagcttgccaactaactaacgccaccaaccacgggaaaaaccctggctccagaactcgcggaaccaggccgggagcctattgggaagtagacttcaccgaggtaaagcctggaaaatatggatacaaatatctgctagtgtttatagataccttttcaggatggacagaggccttccccaccaagcatgagactgcgcagatagtagcaaagaaaatgttggaagacatcatgcccaggtacggattccctaccctaataggatcagacaacggaccagcattcgtttcaaaggtaatacaagggatagcgcagtttattggggccgattggaaactacattgtgcatatagaccccaaagctcaggacaggtagaaagaatgaatagaaccctaaaagagaccctagctaaattgaccatggagactggcgctaactgggtagtcttactcccctacgctctgttcagggtgcggaactccccttacaaacttggattaaccccctttgaaatcatgtatggagtgcccccccctataattcccaacctacagtctaatgtgttaactgaatttgatgatcatgaacttcttatttccctgagggaactccagcacacccaccaggaagtttggcccagattgagagccatttatgagaacgggccccctcctgagccgcatcactaccgacccggagattgggtatacgtgcggagacaccagcaagagaccctccaaccacggtggaacggaccctacattgtgatcctaatcacacccactgctctcaaagtcgacgggattgctacctggatccattacacccacgcccga